A genomic segment from Streptosporangium roseum DSM 43021 encodes:
- a CDS encoding ABC transporter ATP-binding protein: MRTADRLVLQTVRRGGPWLGVLALTSVAGAVAELALPAVLGRAVDSLVASEPASGAWLGVCAAIVVVAVVCDTLGVWGAGAGGAQVSAWLRHRILRHVLGVGPAMTRRFPEGDLVTRIGVNAEEAGRAPEAIVTGAALVIPTAGSIVALSLIDFWLTLTLVAGLVLIALVLRAFFHATTSIAGGYQEAQGDIAARLVDALAGARTIAAAGTAAQEKSRVLTALPRLRAHAMDMWRANARAGVQAGAVVPLLEVAVLGVGGLRLASGDLTVGELYSAARYAVLGAGLGAALGYVNRLTRARAAAGRVVELIGESPRTYGGRPLGPGPGTLELRGVAADGLDGVDLVVPGGCAVAVVGRSGSGKSLLAALAGRLVDPLRGTVCLDGVPLPALSPEALRRAVGYAFERPVLVGDTVADAIGLGLDRPAPEAVRAAARAACADAFVRRLPLGYDTPVEEAPMSGGERQRIGLARAFAHGERLLVLDDATSSLDTVTERQVSGALAGELRGRTRLIVAHRVATAAAADRVIWLDGGRVRAYDRHRVLWDDPGYRAVFQVDAP, translated from the coding sequence ATGCGGACCGCAGATCGGCTGGTGCTCCAGACCGTACGGCGTGGCGGCCCCTGGCTGGGCGTCCTCGCCCTCACCTCCGTCGCCGGCGCCGTCGCGGAGCTGGCACTCCCCGCCGTCCTGGGCAGGGCGGTCGACAGCCTCGTGGCGTCCGAACCCGCGAGCGGGGCCTGGCTGGGCGTCTGCGCCGCGATCGTGGTCGTGGCGGTGGTCTGTGACACCCTCGGCGTCTGGGGCGCCGGAGCCGGTGGCGCCCAGGTCTCGGCATGGCTCCGCCACCGGATCCTGCGACACGTCCTCGGGGTCGGCCCCGCGATGACCCGCCGGTTCCCCGAAGGCGACCTGGTCACCCGGATAGGCGTGAACGCCGAGGAGGCCGGACGCGCGCCGGAGGCGATCGTCACCGGGGCGGCGCTGGTCATCCCCACCGCGGGCAGCATCGTGGCACTCTCCCTCATCGACTTCTGGCTGACCCTGACCCTGGTCGCCGGCCTCGTCCTCATCGCGCTCGTGCTCCGGGCGTTCTTCCACGCGACCACCTCGATCGCCGGCGGTTACCAGGAGGCGCAGGGCGACATCGCCGCCCGCCTGGTCGACGCCCTCGCCGGAGCCCGGACGATCGCCGCGGCCGGCACCGCCGCCCAGGAGAAGTCACGGGTGCTCACCGCGCTTCCCCGGCTGCGCGCCCATGCCATGGACATGTGGCGGGCCAACGCCCGAGCCGGTGTCCAGGCGGGCGCCGTGGTTCCGCTGCTGGAGGTGGCCGTGCTGGGAGTGGGCGGCCTGCGCCTGGCGTCCGGTGATCTCACGGTCGGCGAGCTGTACTCCGCCGCCCGTTACGCCGTGCTCGGAGCCGGCCTCGGCGCCGCGCTGGGCTACGTCAACCGGCTGACCCGGGCCCGCGCGGCCGCCGGCCGGGTCGTGGAGCTGATCGGCGAGAGTCCGAGAACGTACGGCGGGCGGCCGCTGGGCCCCGGCCCCGGCACCCTGGAGCTGCGCGGCGTCGCCGCGGACGGTCTCGACGGCGTCGATCTCGTCGTCCCCGGCGGATGCGCGGTGGCCGTGGTCGGCCGCTCCGGCAGCGGCAAGTCGCTGCTGGCCGCCCTCGCCGGCCGCCTGGTGGATCCTCTGCGCGGAACGGTCTGCCTCGACGGCGTGCCGCTGCCCGCCCTCTCCCCCGAGGCGCTGCGCCGGGCCGTCGGCTACGCCTTCGAGCGCCCCGTCCTGGTGGGCGACACCGTCGCCGACGCCATCGGCCTCGGCCTCGACCGTCCCGCCCCGGAGGCCGTGCGCGCGGCCGCCCGCGCGGCGTGCGCCGACGCCTTCGTCCGCCGGCTCCCGCTGGGATACGACACCCCTGTGGAGGAGGCTCCGATGTCGGGCGGTGAGAGACAGCGGATCGGCCTGGCCCGTGCCTTCGCGCACGGAGAACGCCTGCTCGTCCTGGACGACGCCACCTCCAGCCTGGACACCGTCACCGAGCGGCAGGTCAGCGGGGCGCTCGCCGGCGAGCTGCGCGGCCGTACGCGGCTGATCGTCGCCCACCGGGTCGCGACCGCCGCGGCGGCCGACCGGGTGATCTGGCTGGACGGCGGCCGGGTGCGCGCCTACGACAGGCACCGGGTGCTGTGGGACGACCCCGGCTATCGCGCCGTCTTCCAGGTGGACGCCCCGTGA
- a CDS encoding SapB/AmfS family lanthipeptide, producing MVLLDLQTLEAPGGGHGGGGGSTLTVLGCESYKPSNLSLLLCH from the coding sequence ATGGTTCTTCTCGACCTCCAGACCCTGGAAGCTCCCGGCGGCGGCCACGGCGGCGGCGGTGGCAGCACCCTGACCGTCCTGGGCTGCGAGTCCTACAAGCCGAGCAACCTCAGCCTCCTGCTCTGCCACTAG
- a CDS encoding SapB/AmfS family lanthipeptide, producing MVLLDLQTLEAPGGGHGGGGGSTLTVLGCESYKPSNLSLLLCH from the coding sequence ATGGTTCTTCTCGACCTCCAGACCCTGGAAGCTCCCGGCGGCGGCCACGGCGGCGGCGGTGGCAGCACCCTGACCGTCCTGGGCTGCGAGTCCTACAAGCCGAGCAACCTCAGCCTCCTGCTCTGCCACTAA
- a CDS encoding helix-turn-helix domain-containing protein — MANLAERLGEALRHRGYSTRRAARAVTDAGVQTTHVYIHQLSKGQRTNPTLEQLTALAVLLRVPVGWLVGDDIPSPFSSGDSGQVLPDIEENPPRLVGKLDVGQRAVLGERLRLLREARGLSPAQAGDMVDVDERVVTSIENGVAETETPLDDVEALLTLYGVTARFQREAILSIARGERGPGWWDMPPIPLWVSATFGLEQRAELIRTYQLQFVPPLLQTAEYAAAAVRVSQNPFPPPDLVEGAVETTVRRQEALARESGPTLWAIVDEAALLRCIAGPQVQADQLSHLIGMSKQSHVTLQVTRLASSYLPRSAPFTMFRIPGMDPVVSVHQFNNDFVLDGPDADGYHEAFARLTVAACMPQQTADVLTEVRDRLRCLA, encoded by the coding sequence GTGGCGAATCTCGCCGAGCGACTGGGGGAGGCGCTGCGTCACCGCGGCTATTCCACCCGGAGGGCAGCGAGAGCCGTCACCGACGCGGGAGTGCAGACCACTCACGTCTACATTCACCAGCTGAGCAAGGGCCAGCGGACCAATCCGACCCTGGAGCAGCTCACAGCGCTCGCTGTGCTGCTCCGGGTGCCTGTGGGATGGCTTGTGGGGGATGACATCCCTAGCCCTTTCTCTTCCGGCGACAGCGGTCAGGTTCTCCCCGACATCGAGGAGAACCCGCCGCGCCTCGTCGGAAAGCTCGATGTCGGCCAGCGCGCTGTTCTGGGCGAGCGGCTGCGGCTCCTGCGGGAGGCGCGCGGGCTGTCTCCGGCGCAAGCCGGGGACATGGTCGACGTCGATGAGCGGGTGGTCACGTCCATAGAGAACGGCGTCGCCGAGACTGAGACCCCACTCGACGACGTCGAAGCGCTGCTCACCCTCTATGGCGTGACCGCCCGCTTCCAGCGGGAGGCGATCCTGTCGATCGCCCGCGGCGAGCGCGGGCCCGGCTGGTGGGACATGCCCCCCATCCCGCTGTGGGTGTCGGCGACGTTCGGCCTGGAGCAGCGTGCCGAGCTGATCCGCACCTACCAGCTCCAGTTCGTCCCCCCGCTGCTGCAGACCGCCGAGTACGCGGCGGCCGCGGTCCGCGTGTCCCAGAACCCCTTCCCCCCGCCGGACCTGGTCGAGGGGGCGGTGGAGACGACCGTGCGGCGGCAGGAGGCACTGGCCCGGGAGAGCGGTCCGACGCTGTGGGCGATCGTCGACGAGGCGGCGCTGCTGCGGTGCATCGCCGGGCCGCAGGTCCAGGCCGACCAGCTGAGCCATCTGATCGGCATGTCGAAGCAGTCGCACGTCACGCTGCAGGTGACGAGGCTCGCGTCGTCCTACCTGCCGAGGTCGGCGCCGTTCACGATGTTCCGCATCCCCGGCATGGACCCGGTGGTCTCGGTCCATCAGTTCAACAATGACTTCGTGCTGGACGGCCCGGACGCGGACGGCTACCACGAGGCGTTCGCCAGGTTGACGGTGGCGGCATGCATGCCGCAGCAGACGGCCGACGTGCTCACGGAGGTCCGCGACAGGCTCCGCTGCCTGGCGTGA
- a CDS encoding response regulator transcription factor, translating to MISVLIAEDMHLIRGAMVALLSAEHDIKVVDEVGHGDDVVPSCLVHRPDLALVDIGLPGTDGLSATAELRRRLPSCKAVILTGLATPAALRRALDAGARGFVVKDTPAGQLAECVRRVVAGERVIDPELAVAALNARQNPLTTRELEVLKAAAEGAPVREIADRLFLSGGTVRNYLSRILAKIGARTRVEAVTIAREAGWLWPDDVREIGLIRYRDGGPALRPSERG from the coding sequence GTGATAAGCGTCCTGATCGCCGAGGACATGCATCTCATCCGCGGAGCGATGGTCGCCCTGCTCTCCGCCGAGCATGACATCAAGGTGGTCGACGAGGTCGGGCACGGCGACGACGTGGTGCCCTCGTGCCTGGTCCACCGGCCCGACCTCGCGCTCGTCGACATCGGCCTGCCCGGCACCGACGGCCTGTCCGCCACGGCGGAGCTGCGCCGCAGGCTCCCCTCGTGCAAGGCGGTGATCCTGACCGGGCTGGCGACGCCGGCGGCGCTACGGCGGGCGCTGGACGCCGGGGCGCGCGGGTTCGTCGTCAAGGACACCCCGGCCGGGCAGCTCGCCGAGTGCGTGCGCCGGGTGGTCGCCGGCGAGCGGGTCATCGACCCCGAGCTGGCTGTCGCCGCGCTCAACGCCAGGCAGAACCCGCTCACCACCCGTGAGCTGGAGGTCCTCAAGGCCGCGGCGGAAGGGGCGCCGGTCAGGGAGATCGCCGACCGGCTCTTCCTGTCCGGCGGCACGGTCCGCAACTACCTGTCGCGGATCCTCGCCAAGATCGGCGCCCGGACCCGGGTGGAGGCGGTCACCATCGCCCGCGAGGCCGGCTGGCTGTGGCCGGACGACGTGCGGGAGATCGGCCTGATCCGCTACCGGGACGGGGGGCCGGCGCTCCGGCCTTCGGAGCGGGGGTGA
- a CDS encoding cytochrome P450 gives MLYNPFDHALQENPYPTYARLRDGAPLYRNDELDFWALSRHADVNAAFRDPALFSSAHGVSLEMWDPDASGLVGFLAMDPPRHTRMRALVSRGFTPARVAGLEPAVRAVARELLAPALEAGTFDFAGVVSAIPVYVISELLGVPREDRAEMLRLSEILITRYDGDTEIPQTFWEAAGTLTAAYKELIAERRARPHDDLVSALVLADVDGDRLGDDEIVAVLSLIGVAGNESVTKLAANAWYQAWLHPGQRAIAWRGAIAAWVEETLRYDGSAQMVARRLTRDTVLYGTTVPAGARMVLLGASANRDPRVFPDADRYDLTRDTGQALAFGSGPHFCLGAALARLQLRVVLEELVAAVEGYDVDETGIEFVHSPNLRGFRALPTTVTLR, from the coding sequence TTGCTCTACAACCCGTTCGACCACGCGCTGCAAGAGAACCCCTACCCCACCTACGCGCGGCTCCGCGACGGAGCGCCGCTCTACCGCAACGACGAGCTGGACTTCTGGGCGCTGTCCCGGCACGCCGACGTCAACGCGGCGTTCCGCGACCCGGCCCTGTTCTCCAGCGCCCACGGCGTCTCCCTGGAGATGTGGGACCCGGACGCGTCCGGCCTGGTGGGGTTCCTGGCGATGGACCCGCCCCGCCACACCCGCATGCGGGCGCTCGTCTCCCGGGGCTTCACACCCGCCCGCGTGGCCGGTCTGGAGCCCGCCGTGCGCGCGGTCGCCCGCGAGCTCCTGGCTCCGGCCCTGGAGGCGGGGACGTTCGACTTCGCCGGGGTCGTGTCGGCGATCCCGGTGTACGTCATCTCCGAGCTGCTCGGCGTCCCCCGGGAGGATCGGGCGGAGATGCTGCGCCTGTCCGAGATCCTCATCACCCGCTACGACGGCGACACCGAGATACCGCAGACGTTCTGGGAGGCCGCCGGCACGCTGACCGCCGCCTACAAGGAGCTGATCGCCGAACGGCGGGCCCGGCCGCACGACGACCTCGTCAGCGCGCTCGTCCTGGCCGACGTCGACGGCGACCGGCTCGGCGACGACGAGATCGTCGCCGTGCTCTCGCTGATCGGCGTCGCGGGCAACGAGTCGGTGACCAAGCTGGCGGCGAACGCCTGGTACCAGGCCTGGCTCCACCCCGGCCAGCGGGCGATCGCGTGGCGGGGGGCGATCGCGGCCTGGGTGGAGGAGACGCTCCGCTACGACGGGTCCGCGCAGATGGTCGCCCGCCGGCTCACCCGCGACACCGTCCTGTACGGCACGACGGTCCCGGCCGGCGCCCGCATGGTGCTGCTCGGCGCGTCCGCCAACCGCGACCCCCGCGTCTTCCCGGACGCGGACCGCTACGACCTGACCCGCGACACCGGGCAGGCTCTGGCCTTCGGGTCCGGCCCGCACTTCTGCCTCGGGGCGGCCCTGGCCCGCCTCCAGCTCAGGGTCGTCCTGGAGGAGCTCGTCGCCGCGGTGGAAGGCTACGACGTCGACGAGACGGGCATCGAGTTCGTGCACTCGCCGAACCTGCGCGGCTTCCGCGCGCTGCCGACCACGGTCACGCTCCGCTAG
- a CDS encoding winged helix DNA-binding domain-containing protein, which translates to MNDLRRERLAAQSLLRPAPLGVPGLVGRLLAVQAQDVTAAALAFRVRSTGLTREDVEAAVRERSIVRAWGPRGTLHYVLPEDLGWLISLSGPALARDAIRRIGQEGVAGSPETLLPAVVRALEGQGPLTKAELGERLSARGLLATGQAIVHLAALGAAHGLVVLGPSGRDGVPGAGKPTYVHAADWLGAPVASSLDRDRSLAELARRYLRAHAPATSADLAAWSGLPLRDARAGWRLIAGSLDELPGGGWRLRGTAPGIETASETASGSGIETAPGIETASENASGTGIETASGSETASGFEIASGSAAAPHAVRLLPAFDEYLLGWRTRSGVLADAHARAVHPGGGILRATVLVDGVIRGTWSLNGPTLTVSPFEGERLPVQAEAEDVSRFLGRPVTPVLSRRETPSGRGR; encoded by the coding sequence GTGAACGACCTCCGCAGAGAACGGCTCGCGGCGCAGTCGCTGCTCCGGCCCGCTCCCCTGGGAGTGCCCGGCCTCGTCGGGCGGCTGCTGGCCGTACAGGCCCAGGACGTCACCGCGGCGGCCCTGGCCTTCCGCGTCCGCTCGACCGGTCTGACCCGGGAGGACGTCGAGGCCGCCGTCCGGGAGCGTTCGATCGTCCGCGCCTGGGGGCCGCGCGGCACCCTGCACTACGTGCTGCCCGAGGACCTGGGCTGGCTGATCTCCCTGTCCGGCCCGGCGCTGGCGCGCGACGCGATCCGCCGGATCGGCCAGGAGGGGGTGGCCGGGTCGCCGGAGACGTTGCTCCCGGCCGTCGTGCGGGCCCTCGAAGGGCAGGGGCCGCTGACGAAGGCCGAGCTGGGGGAACGGCTGTCCGCGCGCGGCCTCCTCGCCACCGGACAGGCGATCGTCCATCTGGCCGCCCTGGGCGCGGCCCACGGCCTGGTCGTCCTCGGCCCCAGCGGGCGGGACGGTGTGCCCGGCGCGGGTAAGCCGACCTACGTGCACGCGGCCGACTGGCTCGGTGCCCCGGTGGCCTCCTCCCTCGACCGGGATCGCTCCCTGGCCGAACTCGCCCGCCGCTATCTGCGCGCCCACGCCCCCGCCACGTCGGCCGACCTGGCCGCCTGGTCCGGCCTGCCGCTCAGGGACGCCCGGGCCGGCTGGCGGCTGATCGCCGGCTCGCTCGACGAGCTGCCCGGGGGAGGCTGGCGCCTGCGGGGGACCGCGCCCGGGATCGAGACCGCGTCCGAGACCGCGTCCGGGTCCGGGATCGAGACCGCGCCCGGGATCGAGACCGCGTCCGAGAACGCGTCCGGGACCGGGATCGAGACCGCGTCCGGGTCCGAGACGGCGTCCGGGTTCGAGATCGCGTCCGGATCCGCGGCGGCGCCGCACGCCGTACGGCTCCTGCCCGCCTTCGACGAATACCTCCTGGGCTGGCGCACCCGCTCCGGCGTCCTGGCCGACGCCCACGCCCGCGCGGTGCACCCCGGCGGAGGCATCCTGCGTGCCACGGTGCTGGTCGACGGCGTGATCCGGGGCACCTGGAGCCTGAACGGCCCCACGCTCACGGTCTCCCCGTTCGAGGGGGAGCGGCTCCCCGTCCAGGCGGAGGCCGAGGACGTCTCCCGCTTCCTCGGCCGCCCCGTCACGCCGGTGCTGTCCCGCCGGGAGACCCCCTCCGGCCGCGGTCGCTGA
- a CDS encoding prolyl oligopeptidase family serine peptidase, whose amino-acid sequence MIYPPAERQPIVDHLHGRAVPDPYRWLEDPSSPATRSWLAAQDELWRGHAAALAGRDGWHARVSELTGVGTVSPPVWRGERRFFVRRTARQEHAVLYTATPRQAEQALVDPVELDPTGLTTLDQWQPGPDGRLLAYQLSRSGDERSELYVMDVGTRQIVDGPIDRCRYAPVAWLPDGKAFFYVRSRRVCLHRLGTPAGDDVVICGTDRSYGLGISHDGRWLTVSAAAGGGNDLWLADLAASSPERPALRVIQEGTDAVTAPAVGPDGRLYLLTTMGAPRGRLCVADPARPEPEHWLDLVGPDPEAVIGDFAILGDSVLLVGWTRHAVSEISVHDLDGGEPLGRVPLPGLGSAGRMSVRPGDGHEVWFTYTDSVTPGSVHRYDARTGRTTLWAAAPGAAEVPELSARRIVYPSADGTPVRMVVLARPGTGPRPTILYGYGGFGLSLTPSYSSYILPWVEAGGVFVLAQLRGGGEEGAQWHRAGMLDGKQNVFDDFVAAAERLIADGWTTSAQLAACGESNGGLLVGAAVTQRPDLFAAAVCSAPLLDMVRYERSGLGPSWRSEYGSASDPEQLGWLLGYSPYHRVRDGVDYPATLLTAFGGDSRVDPFHARKMCAALQGATSGSRPILLRHESDVGHGARATSRAVGLAADMLAFLAAHTGLTKVPR is encoded by the coding sequence ATGATCTACCCTCCCGCCGAGCGGCAGCCGATCGTCGACCACCTCCACGGCCGTGCCGTACCCGATCCCTACCGGTGGCTGGAGGATCCGTCGAGCCCGGCGACGCGGAGCTGGCTGGCCGCCCAGGACGAGCTGTGGCGCGGCCACGCCGCCGCGCTCGCCGGGCGCGACGGATGGCACGCCCGGGTCTCCGAGCTCACCGGCGTCGGAACGGTCAGCCCGCCGGTCTGGCGCGGGGAGCGCCGGTTCTTCGTGCGCCGTACGGCCCGGCAGGAGCACGCGGTGCTCTACACCGCCACCCCCCGCCAGGCCGAGCAGGCGCTGGTCGACCCGGTGGAGCTCGACCCCACCGGCCTGACCACGCTGGACCAGTGGCAGCCCGGCCCGGACGGCCGGCTGCTGGCCTACCAGCTGTCCAGGAGCGGTGACGAGCGGTCGGAGCTGTATGTCATGGACGTCGGCACCCGGCAGATCGTCGACGGCCCCATCGACCGCTGCCGCTACGCGCCCGTGGCGTGGCTGCCGGACGGGAAGGCGTTCTTCTACGTCCGCTCCCGCAGGGTGTGCCTGCACCGGCTCGGCACCCCGGCCGGGGATGACGTGGTGATCTGCGGGACCGACCGGTCCTACGGCCTGGGGATCAGCCACGACGGCCGCTGGCTGACGGTGTCGGCGGCGGCCGGCGGCGGCAACGACCTCTGGCTGGCCGACCTGGCCGCGTCCTCCCCGGAGCGCCCCGCGCTGCGGGTGATCCAGGAGGGGACGGACGCGGTGACGGCGCCGGCCGTCGGCCCCGACGGGCGCCTGTACCTCCTCACCACCATGGGCGCGCCCCGGGGCCGCCTGTGCGTCGCCGACCCGGCGCGTCCCGAGCCCGAGCACTGGCTCGACCTGGTCGGACCGGATCCGGAGGCGGTGATCGGCGACTTCGCGATCCTCGGCGACTCGGTGCTCCTGGTCGGCTGGACCCGGCACGCGGTCAGCGAGATCAGCGTCCACGACCTGGACGGCGGCGAGCCGCTCGGCCGGGTGCCGCTGCCCGGTCTCGGCTCGGCCGGGCGGATGTCCGTGCGCCCCGGAGACGGGCACGAGGTCTGGTTCACCTACACCGACAGCGTCACCCCCGGCAGCGTGCACCGCTACGACGCGCGCACCGGCCGGACCACGCTCTGGGCCGCCGCGCCCGGCGCCGCCGAGGTGCCGGAGCTGTCGGCCCGCCGGATCGTCTACCCCTCGGCGGACGGGACGCCGGTGCGGATGGTGGTGCTGGCACGCCCGGGGACCGGTCCCCGGCCGACGATCCTGTACGGCTACGGCGGGTTCGGGCTCTCGCTGACCCCCTCCTACTCCAGCTACATCCTGCCCTGGGTGGAGGCCGGAGGGGTCTTCGTCCTCGCCCAGCTGCGCGGCGGCGGCGAGGAGGGCGCGCAGTGGCACCGCGCCGGGATGCTCGACGGCAAGCAGAACGTCTTCGACGACTTCGTGGCGGCGGCGGAACGGCTCATCGCCGACGGGTGGACCACCTCCGCGCAGCTGGCCGCCTGCGGCGAGTCGAACGGCGGGCTGCTGGTCGGAGCCGCGGTGACGCAGCGGCCGGACCTGTTCGCCGCGGCGGTCTGCTCGGCCCCGCTGCTCGACATGGTCCGCTACGAGCGTTCCGGCCTCGGCCCGTCATGGCGCTCGGAGTACGGCTCGGCCTCCGACCCGGAGCAGCTGGGCTGGCTGCTGGGCTACTCCCCCTACCACCGGGTCAGGGACGGGGTCGACTATCCGGCGACGCTGCTGACCGCCTTCGGCGGCGACTCCCGCGTCGACCCCTTCCACGCCCGCAAGATGTGCGCGGCGCTGCAGGGGGCGACCTCGGGCTCCCGGCCGATCCTGCTGCGCCACGAGAGCGACGTCGGGCACGGGGCACGGGCCACCAGCCGGGCGGTCGGGCTGGCGGCCGACATGCTCGCCTTCCTGGCCGCGCACACCGGTCTCACGAAGGTCCCGCGGTGA
- a CDS encoding ATP-binding cassette domain-containing protein encodes MLAGIPWLLRQGAGAGVILGALAYITQSLAPALGNLVEGLGISGVRLRVSLGRILSPDGPARPATGRETARDAGVRLCGVTFAYGPHAEPVISDLDLSVPDGDHIAVVGPSGIGKSTLAALVTGVLRPDAGRILVGGVRADRLDPAHRVLIPQEAYVFRGSLMENLTYLAQASREAVDEAVTAVGLTALVERLGGYSAEIRSGLLSPGERQLVALARAYLTPARLVILDEATCHLDPVAEARAEEAFARRDGTLLVIAHRLTSALRARRILVMDGTSVRLGAHTEMLAASPLYADLVGHWNPTDTQELVP; translated from the coding sequence GTGCTCGCCGGCATCCCCTGGCTGCTGCGCCAGGGAGCCGGGGCCGGGGTGATCCTCGGCGCGCTGGCCTACATCACGCAGTCGCTGGCCCCGGCGCTCGGCAACCTCGTGGAGGGCCTGGGCATCAGCGGGGTCCGGCTGCGCGTCTCACTCGGCCGCATCCTGAGCCCGGACGGGCCCGCCCGCCCGGCGACCGGACGGGAGACCGCCCGCGACGCGGGCGTCCGGCTGTGCGGGGTGACGTTCGCCTACGGACCGCACGCGGAACCGGTGATCTCCGATCTCGACCTGTCCGTCCCCGACGGGGACCACATCGCCGTGGTGGGGCCCAGCGGCATCGGCAAGTCCACGCTCGCCGCGCTCGTCACGGGCGTGCTCCGGCCGGACGCGGGGCGGATCCTGGTCGGCGGCGTGCGGGCCGACCGGCTCGACCCGGCCCACCGGGTGCTCATCCCCCAGGAGGCCTACGTCTTCCGGGGCTCGCTCATGGAGAACCTGACCTACCTCGCCCAGGCGTCGCGGGAGGCCGTGGACGAGGCCGTGACGGCGGTCGGCCTGACCGCTCTGGTGGAGCGGCTGGGCGGTTACTCCGCCGAGATCCGTTCCGGCCTGCTGTCGCCGGGCGAGCGCCAGCTCGTCGCCCTGGCCCGCGCCTACCTGACCCCGGCCCGCCTGGTGATCCTCGACGAGGCGACCTGCCATCTGGATCCGGTGGCCGAGGCCCGCGCGGAGGAGGCGTTCGCCCGCCGCGACGGCACCCTTCTCGTCATCGCCCACCGGCTGACCTCGGCGCTGCGCGCCCGGCGGATCCTCGTCATGGACGGCACGAGCGTCCGGCTGGGAGCGCACACGGAGATGCTCGCCGCCTCACCGCTCTACGCGGACCTGGTCGGCCACTGGAACCCCACGGACACGCAGGAGCTGGTGCCATGA
- a CDS encoding SAM-dependent methyltransferase, with protein MNFDTSKPHPARVYDWMIGGRENFPADREAARRILELSPDVRRSFVENRRFLGRVVGHLVDQGVRQFLDIGAGLPASGNVHEIAHAIAPDTRVVYVDHDEIVLAHARALMAGSDRVRIVGGDATEPQRILDEPVVRDFIDWSQPVGLLMVALLHFVSDEDDPARIVGTFRDALPAGSFLAISHGGVEGWEDRKEQIRKASQAYVRTRAEIADLFAGFELLEPGLVDLALWRPTAADPAPTGLYGGVGRLPAGA; from the coding sequence GTGAACTTCGACACGTCCAAGCCGCACCCGGCCCGCGTCTACGACTGGATGATCGGCGGGCGGGAGAACTTCCCCGCCGACCGCGAGGCCGCGCGGCGGATCCTGGAGCTCAGCCCGGACGTGCGCAGGTCGTTCGTGGAGAACCGCCGATTCCTCGGCAGGGTGGTGGGCCACCTCGTGGACCAGGGCGTCCGCCAGTTCCTCGACATCGGAGCGGGGCTGCCGGCCAGCGGCAACGTCCACGAGATCGCCCACGCGATCGCGCCCGACACGCGTGTCGTGTACGTCGACCACGACGAGATCGTCCTGGCGCACGCCCGCGCGCTCATGGCCGGCTCCGACAGGGTGCGCATCGTCGGCGGCGACGCCACGGAGCCGCAGAGGATCCTGGACGAGCCCGTGGTGCGGGACTTCATCGACTGGTCCCAGCCGGTCGGCCTGCTGATGGTGGCGCTGCTGCACTTCGTCTCCGACGAGGACGACCCCGCGCGGATCGTGGGGACCTTCCGGGACGCCCTGCCCGCGGGGAGCTTCCTGGCGATCTCCCACGGCGGGGTGGAGGGGTGGGAGGACCGCAAGGAACAGATACGGAAGGCCTCGCAGGCCTACGTGCGCACCCGCGCGGAGATCGCCGACCTGTTCGCCGGCTTCGAGCTGCTGGAGCCGGGCCTGGTCGATCTGGCGCTGTGGCGTCCCACCGCCGCCGATCCCGCTCCCACAGGACTGTACGGCGGGGTCGGCAGGCTCCCGGCCGGAGCGTGA